Proteins co-encoded in one Apteryx mantelli isolate bAptMan1 chromosome 4, bAptMan1.hap1, whole genome shotgun sequence genomic window:
- the KCNJ11 gene encoding ATP-sensitive inward rectifier potassium channel 11 yields MLSRKGIIPEEYVLTRLAEDVPDHARYRARERRARFVGKNGACNVAHKNIREQGRFLQDVFTTLVDLKWPHTLLIFTMSFLCSWLLFGMVWWLIAFAHGDLDHSTRVQRGLGEGAAGPPADFVPCVTSIHSFASAFLFSIEVQVTIGFGGRMVTEECPAAILVLIVQNIVGLVINAIMLGCIFMKTSQAHRRAETLIFSKHAVIALREGKLCFMLRVGDLRKSMIISATIRMQVVKKTASLEGEVVPLNQIDIQMENPVGGNSIFLVSPLIIYHVIDKNSPLYDISPLNLHHHEDLEIIVILEGVVETTGITTQARTSYLADEILWGQRFVPIVAEEDGRYSVDYSKFGNTVKVPTPSCTARQLEEDKSIMDTMPLSPKATIRKRSVKLKPKFTVSDDPS; encoded by the coding sequence aTGCTGTCGAGGAAGGGGATCATCCCCGAGGAGTATGTGCTGACCCGGCTGGCGGAGGATGTGCCGGATCACGCCCGGTACCGCgcccgggagcggcgggcgcgCTTCGTGGGCAAGAACGGCGCCTGCAACGTGGCCCACAAAAACATCCGGGAGCAGGGCCGCTTCCTCCAGGACGTCTTCACCACCCTGGTGGACCTCAAGTGGCCCCACACGCTGCTCATCTTCACCATGTCCTTcctctgcagctggctgctctTCGGCATGGTCTGGTGGCTCATCGCCTTCGCCCACGGCGACCTGGACCACAGCACCCGGGTGCAGCGGGGCctgggcgagggggcggcggggcccccggCGGACTTCGTGCCCTGCGTGACCAGCATCCACTCCTTCGCCTCCGCCTTCCTCTTCTCCATTGAGGTGCAGGTGACGATCGGCTTCGGGGGCCGCATGGTGACGGAGGAGTGCCCGGCCGCCATCCTGGTGCTGATCGTGCAGAACATCGTGGGGCTGGTGATCAACGCCATCATGCTGGGCTGCATCTTCATGAAGACCTCGCAGGCCCACCGCCGGGCCGAGACCCTCATCTTCAGCAAGCACGCGGTCATCGCCCTGCGGGAGGGCAAGCTCTGCTTCATGCTGCGAGTGGGCGACCTCCGGAAAAGCATGATCATAAGTGCCACCATCCGCATGCAGGTGGTGAAGAAGACTGCCAGCCTGGAGGGGGAGGTGGTGCCCCTCAACCAGATCGACATCCAGATGGAGAACCCCGTGGGGGGCAACAGCATCTTCCTCGTCTCCCCGCTCATCATCTACCACGTGATAGACAAGAACAGCCCCCTCTACGACATCTCCCCCCTGAACCTCCACCACCACGAGGACCTGGAGATCATCGTCATCTTGGAAGGGGTGGTGGAGACCACCGGCATCACCACTCAAGCCAGGACCTCCTACCTGGCCGACGAAATCCTCTGGGGCCAAAGGTTTGTGCCCATCGTGGCAGAGGAAGATGGGCGATACTCCGTGGACTACTCTAAATTTGGCAACACGGTGAAAGTGCCCACCCCTTCGTGCACTGCTAGGcaactggaggaggacaagagcaTTATGGACACCATGCCGTTGTCCCCGAAAGCCACCATAAGGAAGAGGTCTGTCAAGCTAAAGCCCAAGTTCACTGTAAGCGATGATCCTTCCTGA